One window of the Pedobacter ginsengisoli genome contains the following:
- a CDS encoding DUF4374 domain-containing protein: protein MKTTITKTLSVLAFAAVLSSCSKKDKEVVPENPGNFVIAVTPVASTGVADYLVTSSSLDTGKVSILGNGTEQDGTYRYYVTSNNKFFSMLYGQGNPGAVTTYNIVGGKLNKVNDFVSATVQAFAPVNDDILMAKLPRTIAATGTTLGSWYIVNTNSAKQTSEGTFDAVQPTGNGEIAHFSWIKQVGNKVWAPFFGIKNNSFSTEYPDYAGIAVYSYPEMKYEKTIKDTRTSFIGRYFTDGLGVVENGDVYAFSSSVAVNSGTLTSTKPSAITRIKAGATEFDQSYFLNFEEASNGNVITNWLYIGGNKFIAHVEPKATRGAYKAGIRLAIVNVVDKTVTAVTGLPEVSTIVGLTTNNYTPKDGRYGYFGVNLLDGSTWVYKVDANNATATKGLEVKGGKITAIQHLQ from the coding sequence ATGAAAACAACAATTACCAAAACGCTTTCAGTATTGGCGTTTGCTGCAGTCCTAAGTTCTTGTTCTAAAAAAGATAAAGAGGTAGTTCCTGAAAACCCGGGCAATTTTGTTATTGCTGTAACTCCGGTTGCATCTACCGGTGTGGCCGATTACCTGGTTACTTCTAGCAGTTTAGATACCGGAAAAGTTTCTATTCTTGGTAACGGTACGGAACAAGATGGTACCTATCGTTATTACGTAACTTCTAATAACAAGTTTTTCAGTATGCTATATGGTCAGGGAAATCCTGGTGCCGTAACTACATACAATATTGTAGGCGGAAAACTGAATAAGGTAAACGATTTTGTATCTGCAACTGTTCAGGCTTTTGCACCGGTAAATGATGATATCCTTATGGCTAAATTACCAAGAACAATTGCTGCAACTGGCACTACATTAGGCAGCTGGTATATAGTAAATACCAATTCTGCCAAACAGACATCTGAAGGTACTTTTGACGCTGTTCAGCCTACTGGCAATGGCGAAATTGCTCACTTTAGCTGGATTAAACAAGTTGGAAATAAGGTTTGGGCGCCTTTCTTCGGAATCAAAAACAATTCTTTCAGTACTGAATATCCGGATTATGCAGGTATTGCAGTGTATTCTTATCCTGAAATGAAGTATGAAAAGACCATTAAAGATACCAGAACCAGTTTTATAGGAAGATATTTTACTGATGGTTTGGGCGTGGTAGAAAATGGTGATGTTTATGCTTTCTCTTCTTCTGTAGCGGTTAACAGCGGTACTCTGACGTCTACCAAACCGTCTGCTATTACTCGTATTAAAGCTGGTGCTACTGAATTTGATCAGTCTTATTTTCTGAATTTTGAGGAGGCATCAAATGGTAATGTAATCACTAACTGGTTATATATCGGAGGAAATAAGTTTATAGCACATGTTGAACCCAAAGCCACCAGAGGAGCATATAAAGCAGGTATTCGTTTAGCGATAGTAAATGTGGTTGATAAGACAGTAACTGCCGTAACCGGTCTTCCTGAGGTTTCTACCATTGTAGGCCTTACTACCAATAACTATACACCTAAAGACGGAAGATATGGTTATTTCGGTGTGAACTTATTAGATGGTTCTACATGGGTATATAAAGTAGATGCTAACAACGCCACTGCTACCAAAGGTTTGGAAGTAAAAGGCGGAAAAATTACCGCTATTCAGCATTTACAATAA
- a CDS encoding PepSY-associated TM helix domain-containing protein: MITGNRTSTPKKKNKDSLFNRINKWLHLWLGLVSGIIVLIVCVTACIWVFNEEITGLLEPETKVEKQDRPVITPSQLSAIAANLYPDKVPAYATYQQGRAINLNLKSPKEEGRRGGGTSLKINPYTGEVISKKVHKKGETDFFRFILNGHRFLWMPYEIGRPIVNYGTMVFVVLLITGLIWWYPKKWNKSTRDKSFKIKWGASFKRVNLDLHNVLGFYSLLFLLAIALTGMVYGIQWYSNGLYWVTSGGDKLKEFKRLESDSLQVNKHYTPQQAMDIAWNKVLAKHPKSEGFYYNFPDTSKAKATIGITVYPNKGQFYNSQGYTFDQHTLKELKREDVYATSYASSSFGGKLRKMNYDIHVGSILGFPGKVLAFLSSLIGASLPITGFLIWYGRKFKKKKGKTDAGSTDASKFTDKPVMKPRLKVISKDQEPVLAANSALPQ; the protein is encoded by the coding sequence ATGATAACCGGAAATAGAACCTCAACCCCCAAAAAGAAGAACAAGGATTCTCTTTTTAACAGGATTAATAAATGGCTGCATTTATGGCTTGGCCTTGTTTCGGGAATTATTGTTTTAATTGTTTGTGTTACAGCATGTATCTGGGTATTTAATGAAGAGATTACCGGACTGCTTGAACCTGAAACTAAAGTTGAAAAGCAAGACAGGCCAGTAATTACGCCTTCGCAACTTAGTGCAATTGCAGCAAATCTGTATCCTGATAAGGTGCCTGCTTATGCTACCTATCAACAGGGAAGGGCAATTAATTTAAATCTAAAGTCGCCTAAAGAAGAAGGTAGAAGAGGTGGAGGCACTTCTCTTAAAATAAATCCATATACAGGTGAGGTAATTAGCAAAAAGGTTCATAAAAAAGGAGAAACAGATTTTTTTCGATTTATCCTTAATGGTCACCGTTTTCTATGGATGCCATACGAAATTGGCCGACCAATTGTAAACTATGGTACAATGGTGTTTGTTGTATTGCTCATCACCGGATTGATTTGGTGGTATCCAAAGAAATGGAACAAATCTACCCGCGACAAGAGTTTTAAAATAAAATGGGGTGCATCGTTTAAAAGGGTAAACCTTGACCTGCATAATGTACTTGGGTTTTATTCCCTGTTGTTCCTTTTGGCTATTGCGCTTACCGGGATGGTATATGGAATTCAATGGTATAGTAATGGTTTGTATTGGGTTACGTCTGGTGGTGATAAGTTAAAGGAATTTAAGAGGTTGGAATCGGATTCTTTACAGGTAAACAAGCATTATACCCCTCAGCAGGCAATGGATATTGCATGGAATAAAGTTCTTGCCAAGCATCCTAAATCGGAGGGTTTTTATTATAATTTTCCAGATACATCAAAGGCTAAGGCAACAATAGGCATTACTGTATATCCAAATAAAGGTCAATTTTACAATAGTCAGGGATATACCTTTGATCAGCATACTTTAAAAGAACTGAAACGGGAAGATGTTTATGCAACCTCGTATGCATCATCGTCATTTGGGGGAAAACTTCGTAAAATGAATTATGATATTCACGTGGGTAGTATTTTAGGCTTTCCGGGTAAAGTGCTGGCATTTCTTTCTTCTTTAATTGGTGCAAGTTTACCAATTACAGGGTTCCTGATCTGGTACGGCCGCAAGTTCAAAAAGAAAAAGGGGAAAACTGATGCCGGGTCAACAGATGCCTCAAAGTTTACGGATAAACCAGTGATGAAGCCCAGGTTAAAGGTAATTAGTAAAGACCAAGAGCCGGTATTGGCAGCCAATTCTGCTTTGCCTCAATAA